AGTCATCATATACATGAGCATTCAGATGTGAATAACATTATTGCGAAAAGTTACATGATCCCTATATATTTAGTGACATAGTGAAAGTGtcaccaacaacaacaagagcTGACATAGGACAGCGCGCCAACTTTACCCTGTGATGGCTGTAACAACTGTGCAAAGCATTTAGTCCATTGAGTGACGGGTATACAAATTATTCCTGAATTGCCCTGACACTTTAACCTGACACAATGGTCCCTTAATCTTTAACCTTAGTTTGAATGTCAAGGGGCCATAAATTGTATTGAGGTTGATATGaagtgatggtcctgaacaactgtgtcaagtatgaagtcaattgaatgatAAGTATAGGAGTTATTGATGAAAATGCAAACTTGACCTAAAACATTTATTGGACAATGACACTGAGTAGTGTAGCTATCCATAATCCTTATTTTTTAATAGCTCAACTAAAAATTGTTTCCATTTACCGTATATCTAGTCAGTGTGATAACACACTTGCCTGCCAATCCAGCGGTTATTGGTTCGATTCCACACCGCACCATTAAAAATTGTCTTCCGGGAAGGACGTTAAATGGGATGCATGTGTGACATTGCTATACTACACTGGTGCACTTTAACGAACCAGAGTAGCTCTTACCAGGGCTTACTTTCTGTCTGTGTAATTTACTCAAAAATCCTAAAATGACTACCTGGTAACAATCTAATCGGATCACTCACCAAATGGGCCTTGCCAAAATgggtaaaaataaatttacactAACCAAGTCATGCATTCTAGTATTGCTAAATTAATTGAGTGATGCATGGTTGGGGTGCCTAAGTTGTTAAACATAGATCTCGACTGTGGTTATATGCCAgttaagtaaaaataattgtaagaTGACAGctttttttcaccatttttgaTACATGTCAAATCTTTcatatacaaattgttttgtaccaaaagtgggtagttattccaaTCGGGATTCTGGCTTAAAGgatattgcatctataaaataacatattaacaagaaatattatgagataatgttattttatattagttctgtacacaaaaaattaacaaatcaaGACTctcatactcgcaaaatgcgagcgacatttgcaaattgcgagtgacttttattcaagctcgcaaaattatGCGattggctttttctagaccacaaaatgttaaaagcaGTGGTCGAacttagcacaagcccgcaagccctgcactgataaaatgtctttcgggcttgctcaaattctgaattttatatagcagggcttgttaaaaaatttgatgcccaGCAATAGTACCGGTATAATAATTCGGGCTTGTTGAtcaaaaagtctaatttcaatgactgtaaaaggcaagtagaataaacatgaacttaactccgcTACGTAGTCGAGTGCAAACAGCCTGGCATATTTACACTACCAGTacaaagaagacagtacggagtcacgcactagtaagttttcaaaagtAGAACAAATACGAAAAAGGctgagttttatctcgaatctttccgggatgctccgaggcgtgcataatacaaagtgaatacaaatgatgtaatcacctagctcaatcattggctaaatttagtgCATTCGCGCACTACATTgaacctttgaatatatttccgtccaactgtcaaagtgaatagacttcgtcgaccgatatatttcatggtccaaagcatccacgctacatttattgttgcttttatttattttaaatttataatgttattgtttttaataattatagacttaataaaatctgttttaataattatagaCTTAATAAAATCTGTAGCGTGCCGAATGGGTAATACCctatggcgagggtaaatacacatagtgaacaatgtcaaattatcggatagctttgttatcaaaaagcggccagcatctgatgagtctttccgtaccccccaaaaagaataagccatcaacaagttctagtagccGAGTTACTCAAGATTgaaactttttaatattcataatatgtcttaagtgtaaatttctactttaattagacaatattataagggaataaagcaaataataaaattgcaagttgatttttcattttgcgagttgcctcaaaaagcactcgcaaaattttgcgagtgctccccAAACTTTGAAAGTTAAATTCAAACCCTATACCCAACAACCAATTATGAATTCGACgtggttttttttcattttatactgAATATACATGAAGAGCACCTGGTAGGCTGCAATTCACAGTTTTTTTACAATCAGAACACCTTGGCCATGGCCTAGTTGTTACGGTTGTTTTTATGCGcaattgtcaaaactgtcaattgtaaccaggtctggggaatagcagggacttttgacttttgacccaGCCAACCCCTGGGTAAATTCCCTGCCCTGCAGACACAAACTGCTGGTTAAATACCTGCTAAATGCCCCTGCAACCCGGGATACCTaggtaaggcacattccccgctattttctgCAAGAAAACAAACCACATTTACCTAGCCACATTAATGCGCGTATTgggatacttttttaaacatttggatattcattttgttccctaaacgccacaagtcgattGATTTATACcgatgtaaaatatattcttcatctgtaactccacaatatttaacaccgcatcgttaaataaaaacacaaaacttaaacataaataattttaagctGAACTgccaatacctttctcttattacacttaAGTGCATGGGTGAAAGTTGGAAATCTTGAGAATCCTAAAAAAAATTAGCTGGGGGCCTGGGGGCCGCCTGGGCCCCCTTTGGGTCCAGGGCGAAGCCCTGGTAGGGGGCCCAGGGAGGCGAAGCCCCCCAGAAGCTCCTGGGAATTAGTGATTTTGAGTGCTTGTACAGCATTTTTCCAGGATTATATGATTGCCAAAGAAACTGGCTTATTATCATgcagaaaatgcatgattttctgTAAACAGCTCTTGTTCAAGTCCTTAGTGTTGTACTCTGGGGGTAGAaacttcattttcaatattttttgcaacGATCTTCAGGGCTCAGCCTAGACAGAaattttagggagaagtgagaacgggggagggtgcgggaggggggTTCCCCCTTCATGTAGGTCGGaaaattttgagattttaattGTCAAATGGTGGGTTATGGTGTGTccaggggccatattcaataaacaacttagatcaatcttaaatttaagagtGAAATCTAAgctttttgattggactgtaaaataaattgaccaatcaactgaatggaatcactgaggcatgtttaaggataaggataagaactatattgaataccacccctggacaacttttctatgcatttaaataggtgtttaaattgtttttaaaatagtcATACTGGTTGTTTTTAGTtggaattaatttgttgtatatacctttaaaaaaagtcaagtttcaaacattttattacatgcaaaCGGTTAACCTATCatgcacacatacatatatatcagaatttaaatacatgatggCATCTTGTAACTCAGTTACACTCTTGTTTGATGTGTAAGAGGGTGACGCCCATTCATAAGATGGCCAAGATCAGCACCTATGGCCCCCGGCAAGCTGGAGGCCGCCTTGTGCTGatttgctgaaaaatattttgctgaaaatacacatatttcaCAGTATCTCATCATTTTCagctgtcatttaaaataatttgggcatatattacaacatgttttaaaatatataaaaccagacaccttaaaattaataccaCTTTGAATTGATTTATCTGCGGACTAAGCAATGCTtagaactattgttttaataaatacttacacAAGCCATGTCTCTGATGATTGGTTGTTTTTGCTGGTTGGTCATGTCCAAGGGCGTAGGCGTTGTCCAACTTAGCACATCTAATACTTCGCAGTGCCATTTTTTATCTGCATCTTGTTTGTaccaactgaaattattttgataatttaactttttgaatgatttcttaTTTGAACTGTCGATCATGTCATCACTATCAAATCAATATCGTCAGCTTTACGTTTCATGCCTGGGGAATCCCGCAGAAGCCACGTAGAAAGCATGATTACTATTAAACAGAATGCAAAATATCTCATATATAGAATATTGATGTGAACCGATCtaagaaaaaataatggaaacatttctgaaataaaaaacaacaaacctgGAACTGTGGTTCGCACTTGCCCTTCTCGCTACAACTTCTCGCTGTAACTTCGCAGTAATCACACCCAATTAAGTTCATTTGTCATCAGTGCACATCATTTAAACCGCTATTGTCATAAAGTATAAATCCTAATTGGCCCAAATTGACTTTTACAAACATCGgcaagtgtaaatattaatcctttacaattttattacatcGATGACGTAGCGCATGTACACAAGTCAATGGTGCAAACACGTGCCtcgattgaataaaacaagcgtTCTCATTGGCCGAAGTCAAAGGAGCATATTTACTAGGTTTAACACGATTGGCTGTTTGTCAATCGAGCTGACAGGCGGAAGGCGGAGTCGCTCTGTTTTGACAAGCATTAGTTCTTAGCGATATCGACTTTTTGATCTTTGAAAAAGTCGGCGAAGTTGACTTCGCTTTGATCTTAGAAAATAGCGAAGTTGCCGCGAGCAGGGCGACTTAATCGCCTAAGTCGCCTGGTAGGATGAGCCCTGGATCTTTTATCATaagaatattgttgttgttttttgaaagaatCAACTAACGGCCAAAAGACCAGCTATTTTATTGGACTACAGCGTACAGATAGCCAATCAGAATTGTCGTATTATATCATAATTCACCACTACCTAGGCGTTTAAAAAGCGTCTGCAATGTCTTGATGATCGCGAACATTCCTGATTGGCTTTCCCGTTTGGAACTTATAGGCGGAAACGGTCGAATCCAGCTAGTCTATTTACGGCCGTAGCCGAACGCGCTCCCGGCTATCTTCCTAAAAACCAGTAAGCGAGCACCATACAATGACGAAtcgttattaaaaataaatcgcaAAACAGATCGAGTCACTGGAATTTACTTTCGTTTTCTTTTCAACAATTTGAAAGTCGAAGTCAGGGTTGAGGTAGGCCTATATCCCCTACCCCCCTCTGAAATCTCAATGGATTTACACGATTTGGAAAAGTGATCCATGAGGACATCAAAAATCCGGAACTTCCTGAGCAGTCcagaaaactttcacccatgtaagtaatttatgaaatttagattgatctgtcaacaaagcaccgctattttttaactatctagCAAGTGCCCATTATCTTTCCGCTAAATATACTTAGcactgggatctgtcattcttggctaggaaaacaacaagtgggatatggatgCGTAGAGTCGCCTTGAAACAAAAAGCGTCagagactctgaagcggctgtttatatggactacacatttacccggcactgcagggccacctgaaaggttaaaacacggcccatttcccctgctatccccagtatacccccaaGGTGCTGGGGGGGggagtggttacaattgactggtgcattacgagGTTCTTGAAGATTGACGCAGATGGTTGAGTGGTTACGATTGGCATAATTCATTacttgttgtctgtgtcagtaaGGTTTCGTTTATTTGAAAGATAAATCCtgttttgatacatttaatgcttgttttgtgcaaaatatcttcgcacttatatggtaaaatatgtatgtataaacctttattatttatttaaaacatagtacttctctaaaaacatttttttccccaCGCCCCCGAGCACAGGTGCTTGAAaccaatttttattaatattctaTATGGgctatataatataataataaataggccgattttgtaaaatatttgattatgtgaCTAGCGCCCTTGGCCCCGAGTTATCTActtgtcattttaatatttatatctccatccttttaatataatatttatagcTTATATGCATTATGGGCTGACAAGATATTTAACAGAATAACAAAATTGCATCTCATGCAGTACACTTATTtcgtaaaaaacaaaaacaaaaatcatatttaccATCCGATTCCCGTACGCAGATCGTCCGCCATTTTGGGGGTACTGTATGTATAAAATCCGGCCCTAGAAGGTCTCTACAAAGGCATAGGTAAGAAAAATACGGCCCTAGGGTCTAgcttttttaattctttaccaatttgataatttttggtATCGttgtaaagaagaaacaaccagctttcaatttctatttaaaaaaaattatgctaATATTATCTTAAAGTCATCGTTGAAAATCGCGTATTTTCGCACAGAGAAACAGGTAtgaaaaactttatttattcgtgatacttttttaagttttggAATTATTGTAAAGAAGGAACAACCAGATTTcagaaaatgattttgattttaaattccTACCTTTATAAGCTATGAAAATAATGTCTAAAAGTCACCGTTGAAAATCGCGTAATATCGCACAGAAGCGCAAGTATGAAACGCACGACTCTTAGTGTCTTCCATATTAAttctttatcaatttaataattttgttatcgttgcaaattgaaaataatcagctttcagaaaatgttttctgttttaaattccTACCTTTATAAGCTATGCAAATAATGTCTAAAAGTCACCGTTGAATGCCGCACCGGGGCTTAGATATGAAAAACACAGCCCTGTGATCTAATtactataattttgaaatcaattaattaaataaatgtgtcaATGCAAAGAAGAGACCACAAGCTTTCACCTGGtgtctttgtttaaatttatatcttAAGAAATTATGATTAAATTGTCTTAAATTCAGCGCTGCAAATCGCGCTATACTGCAAACGAACGGACACATTTATGAAAACGTGGTCCTAAGGTCTGATTTCTTTAAGTCATACCTGATTAAGTAAATAATGGTAttgatgaaaaaacaacaacagacaacaCGCGTCTACGAAATGCAAAATAGCAGttaataaaatggaaaaaaggTGACAAAATATCGCCTTTTTAATTTGTCGGAATAATTAATCTATATTTTGGACATATACAGAAAATATACTTATCTAAATAAAacctattgattttttttaatatatagccatttaattatcttatttcatatttagtgCTGTTCCcataatgtacatttttgtgttcaaaaaaataattatacagaggcatttcaataaaaagtttttttcttcttattgattatttcaatttcaaaatatagcttaataatgataatgttgtaataaGCATTAATTGTGAATAACTTGTTTAAAACCATTCACTTACATATCAGGCTACcctaaaatattaaatctaatCCAGTGGTCCCCCTTATGCCTGAATATAAGGATCGATAACTGGTCCACATAAAGAACGTAGTATATATATAGGAGATAATTTAAACAGGAGTACAGCACCGTTTTAAATCCTTCTtggagtgatgtcgtacctgtatatatatagaaaagAATTCCAACAGGACTACagcactgttttaaatctgtCTAGGTGGGATTTTAAACCTTAATATAGGAGAGAATTCCAACAGGAGTacaacactgttttaaatcagttCGGGAGTTATGTCGTGCCCATATATATGAGAAAATGCCAGTCTCGGAGTAAGtttctacatatatatatatatatatatatatatatatatatatatatatatatatatatatatatatatatatatatgagagaATTCCTACAGGAGTAcagcacagttttaaatcaatCTGGGAGTGATGACGTACATTATATAGGAGAGAATTCCAATAGGAGTACAgcactgttttaaatccttctaggagtgatgtcgtacctatacaTAGGAGAGAATTACAACATGAGTACGgaactgttttaaatcagtctcggagtgatgtcgtaaCTTTATATATAGGAGATATTTCCACCATGAGTACGGCACTGTGGTCAATCATTCTaggagtgatgtcgtacctatgtATTAGAGAGAATTCCAACAGGGGTACAGCACTGTTTtagcactgttttaaatcagtctcggagtgatgtcgtaaCTTTATATATAGGAGATATTTCCACCATGAGTACGGCACTGTGGTCAATCATTCTAGGAGTGATGTCGCACCTATATATAGGAGAGATTATTCAACAGGaatacggcactgttttaaatcagtctAGGAGTGAGGTCGTACCCATATTTAGGAGAAAAGTCCAACATGACTACACcactattttaaataagtctcggagtgatgtcgtacaATATTTAGAAGAGAACTCCAACAGAACGTACAGCACTGTTTCATATCAGTCTCTGAGTGATGTCGATCCTATATATATAGGAGAGATTTTCAACAGGAGTACagcactgttttaaatctgtctcggagtgatgtcgtacatatatatatatagcagaTAATTCGAACAGGAGAACAGCACTTTTTTAATCAATCTaggagtgatgtcgtacctatatataggAGATAATTCCAAcaggagtacggcactgtttcAAATCCGTCAGACGGTTAGAGGTTTATCATTGCTCTTTTAAAGCTTGATAAAACAGCACTTAGAATATGTACATTTTGGGTTGTGATACATTTAGCATAATATTTGTAGGTAGTTCATACAATAATACCCTCATCTTATTAGTACTCTTTTCATTTAAGGTATCTATTGTACAAATAAGCTTTTCAGTTTACCTAGCCATTGGCCacaatgttaaatttagatgtCTAGTGACCCTAGAAAAGAAAAGGTTATCGTAGTTTACATGTCTAAcgttatttcaactgaaatcggacgTGATGTGACGTATTTTGCATTGTTTCAGATCTAAAGGCTTGTTTGTAATATAACTTACGGAAtctatttcataaaaatgttttcttccaATTAAATGCTTTAATGGATACCAAAATAGGACAGGATCATCAGGCTTCCAAAACTTACATAATTGTACGCTGGACACCTAACTAAACTAATGACATATAAATATGTGCACATAATTACGTTTACAAATAAGACACACAATTcgtaaattattttgttttaaatttgtagtAATTGCCatgatgttttgattttgtttgtgtatttattttttaaggcGATGAACTTGTAATGCctaagtcaaattaaaaaaaatctgttctgttcttttgtttatgttttatttcatatatggTGTACATTTTAAGGATGCAAGCTTATTACATACATGTTGCATAATTTCATGAATCATGTTTATTACCTACATGGTGTACAATTTCAcgattcatgtttatttcatacacgGTGTACAATTTCATGATTCATGATTATTACATACACAGTTTACAGTTTCGTGATTcatgtttattacatacatggtgtataatttcataattcatgtttattacatacatggtGTATAATTTCATGATTCATGCTTATTACATACCTGGTGTATAATTTCACGATTCATGCTTATTACATATCTGTTGTATAATTTCATGATCCATGCTAATTACAAACACCGTCTACAATTTCATGATTCATGTTTACTACATATATATGGCGCATAATTGGTGATTcatgtttattacatatatgGTTGTAAGTTCATGATTCatgaatattacaaacatggaGTATAATTTGGTTATTCATGTTTGTTACATATGTAGTGTACTCTTTGGTGATTCATGAACTTATTTTTCAGCCAtgacatgtacaatataatgaaaaagaattaaCATGTgatgttttgtgattttattgACTGAACTACCTGGTACAGTGTATCTATATCATCATCCCCGTTTGATGTCCACATTACAAAAACTGGGGGTTCTTTATTGGTTCCTGAAACAGGTTTGATCAGTTTGTGCATGTCTTTCCTCACATTTCTATTGCCTAGCTCAGGGTATACTGATTGAATAGGGGTTTTGAGAACTGATGACAGTGCATGAACTTGCCAAATACTCATAAATGATTTGTCTTTTGTGATACTGAGAATCTCTTTTCTGtaaattgattttatgttttcatttgtcatttcCCTTTCATTTGGAATGAACATCTCTGAATACTGAGCATACTGCTTGGATGTTTTACTAGTAGTCCCGCCAGTTTGCAAGAAATCGTCATTCAGgtaaaataattcatgtttgacttgttcaaTTATGATTCTGACTCGCATTTCTTCTACATGTTCAGTGTCACTGTAAGCAAAAACACTTCCAGTTGATTGCAAACAGTTTCCGTCAGAATTAACTACACCTGGAAGAAGCTGATTGTCAAGTATATCAAACGGAATATAATCAGCTGCATTGATATCAACTTCTATACCCTCTTTCAGAATATGTACCTCATGTGGGTCAATGGTAAGTTCACCAATTTTATCATCGATCTGCTTGCATTCAGTCTGCAGCTCACAAAATGTTCTACACTTTGCCAGTTTTTGCAGGTATGTTTTGAATTCTTTTTTCCTGTCATATGGATCCATTTGTTTATCATCGATCTGTCTTTTCTGTCTCTTTTCTGGTGTCACAGGTGAAGAAGGGGGTGTTAATATTCTTTCTTGTTCAGCCTTTCTTCTTTCTTTCAGTTTC
The DNA window shown above is from Mya arenaria isolate MELC-2E11 chromosome 6, ASM2691426v1 and carries:
- the LOC128237660 gene encoding uncharacterized protein LOC128237660, translated to MGMSNAERKELQRKFRSRWDEDETRRKYLQDSKEKYKKDKTLGKRKQITDMTQREKRHQRKIWRVQKRKLKERRKAEQERILTPPSSPVTPEKRQKRQIDDKQMDPYDRKKEFKTYLQKLAKCRTFCELQTECKQIDDKIGELTIDPHEVHILKEGIEVDINAADYIPFDILDNQLLPGVVNSDGNCLQSTGSVFAYSDTEHVEEMRVRIIIEQVKHELFYLNDDFLQTGGTTSKTSKQYAQYSEMFIPNEREMTNENIKSIYRKEILSITKDKSFMSIWQVHALSSVLKTPIQSVYPELGNRNVRKDMHKLIKPVSGTNKEPPVFVMWTSNGDDDIDTLYQVVQSIKSQNITC